Proteins found in one Oryza glaberrima chromosome 4, OglaRS2, whole genome shotgun sequence genomic segment:
- the LOC127771111 gene encoding ubiquitin carboxyl-terminal hydrolase 4-like produces the protein MVMGASGSKLEKALGDQFPEGERYFGLENFGNTCYCNSVLQALYFCIPFREKLLEYYANNKTPGDAEENLLTCLADLFMQVSQSKKKTGVIAPKRFVQRVKKQNELFRSYMHQDAHEFLNFLLNELVDILEKESSAAKDSPQSSSPEKVPNGPVQPLANGVRKEPPVTLVHKNFQGILTNETRCLRCETVTARDETFFDLSVDIEQNSSITSCLKNFCSTETLNAEDKFFCDKCCSLQEAQKRMKIKKAPHILVIHLKRFKYIEQLGRYKKLSYRVVFPMELKLSTSDDVDTEYSLFAVVVHVGSGPNHGHYVSLVKSHNHWLFFDDENVEMVEESTLQTFFGSSHEYSGNTDHGYILFYEGLGGKS, from the exons ATGGTCATGGGAGCCAGCGGCTCCAAGCTCGAGAAGGCCCTCGGCGACCAGTTCCCGGAAGGCGAGCGCTACTTCGGCCTCGAGAACTTCGGCAACACCTGCTACTGCAACAGTGTCCTCCAG GCACTATATTTCTGCATCCCGTTCAGGGAGAAATTGCTGGAATATTATGCAAATAACAAAACTCCTGGAGATGCGGAGGAGAACCTTTTGACTTGTTTGGCGGATCTTTTCATGCAG GTAAGCCAGTCAAAGAAAAAGACTGGCGTTATCGCTCCAAAACGCTTTGTCCAAAGAGTAAAGAAACAGAATGAACTATTTCGCAGCTACATGCACCAG GATGCACATGAGTTCTTAAATTTTCTGTTGAATGAGCTTGTTGATATTCTGGAAAAGGAGTCTAGTGCTGCGAAGGACTCCCCTCAATCATCATCTCCTGAAAAGGTTCCAAACGGGCCAGTTCAACCTTTAGCCAATGGTGTTAGAAAAGAACCACCGGTTACCTTGGTGCATAAGAATTTTCAG GGCATACTGACCAATGAGACCAGATGCTTAAGATGCGAGACAGTAACGGCAAgggatgaaacattttttgatCTGAGTGTTGATATTGAGCAGAATAGTTCTATCACAAGCTGCTTGAAAAACTTCTGCTCCACGGAAACTTTAAATGCTGAGGACAAATTCTTCTGTGACAAATGCTGCAG CTTGCAAGAAGCACAGAAGAGAATGAAGATCAAGAAGGCTCCACACATATTAGTTATCCACCTAAAGCGCTTCAAGTACATAGAGCAGCTTGGTCGGTATAAGAAGCTTTCATACCGGGTTGTATTCCCAATGGAGCTGAAGCTCAGTACATCTGATGATGTAGATACCGAGTACTCCCTCTTTGCTGTCGTTGTCCATGTTGGAAGTGGCCCCAACCATGGACATTATGTAAGCCTTGTCAAAAGCCACAACCACTGGTTGTTCTTCGATGATGAAAATGTCGAGATGGTTGAGGAGTCGACCCTGCAAACATTCTTCGGTTCTTCACATGAATACTCAGGCAACACGGACCATGGATACATCTTGTTTTATGAGGGTCTTGGTGGGAAGAGTTAG